Proteins found in one Primulina eburnea isolate SZY01 chromosome 16, ASM2296580v1, whole genome shotgun sequence genomic segment:
- the LOC140817468 gene encoding phytolongin Phyl2.2-like, giving the protein MIWDPALIYYACIAKGTTVLTEFNSKDAALGAIAVRCLEKTPPFHSTFTHTIRSKTYTFLIDERFVYFLISHEKLENSEALGFLKSSRDAFGEVLKNEKNLKTLSSYCYQGEFNPVFHQLLGSGLDHTDGISSPMGQRMGQSGILHCGLQFNGDDGWKKMKNWLFWEFNGGRRNSEEENYHTGGKGIGLSREFSLISHKNGGLHSPELMGLQNSKKVWKKQVWLVLSLDFIVCVILFVVWLWICSGFECIAS; this is encoded by the coding sequence ATGATTTGGGATCCGGCGCTGATCTACTACGCCTGCATTGCAAAGGGTACCACGGTATTAACAGAATTCAACTCTAAAGACGCTGCACTCGGTGCAATCGCGGTCAGATGCCTCGAGAAAACTCCTCCGTTTCATTCCACATTCACCCATACAATCCGATCGAAGACCTACACTTTCTTGATCGACGAGCGCTTCGTTTATTTCTTAATATCCCATGAGAAACTGGAGAATTCTGAGGCCTTGGGATTTCTGAAGAGCTCTAGGGATGCGTTTGGAGAGGTTTTGAAGAATGAGAAAAATTTGAAGACATTGAGCTCCTACTGTTATCAAGGCGAATTTAATCCCGTATTCCACCAGCTGCTGGGCTCAGGATTGGATCATACGGATGGAATTTCTTCTCCAATGGGGCAGAGAATGGGCCAAAGTGGGATCTTGCACTGTGGGTTGCAGTTTAATGGGGACGATGGatggaagaagatgaagaattgGTTGTTTTGGGAATTCAATGGTGGGAGGAGAAATAGTGAGGAGGAGAATTATCATACTGGGGGGAAGGGGATCGGATTGAGTCGTGAATTTTCGCTGATTTCACATAAGAATGGAGGGTTACACTCACCAGAGTTGATGGGCCTACAAAACTCGAAGAAAGTTTGGAAGAAACAAGTTTGGCTTGTTCTGTCGCTTGATTTTATCGTTTGCGTGATTTTGTTTGTCGTCTGGTTGTGGATTTGCAGTGGGTTCGAGTGCATCGCCAGCTGA